The Microvirgula aerodenitrificans DSM 15089 genome contains the following window.
GACTTGCGCTTCAGTGAATCGAGACTTCCGCATGAGAGGCTCCTTTGGCCTTCATGCTAACTTATGCTTGGTATACCTGCAGGGGGGAAGGTCAGTGGCCAACTACGTGAAGAACAACTCCGACAAGGGCTTCACCACCGTGCGCGGCGCCGACTTCGACAAGGAGTACTACGGGATGGCCGTGCGCAAGGGTGACAGTGCGCTGCTGGCCAAGCTGAACGCCGGCATTGCCAAGGTCAAGCAGGACGGCACCTACGACAAGCTGTACGAGAAGTACTTCGGTCGCAAGTCCTGATCTGAACTGCATCGCCTCCGCAAGGAGGCGATGTCTTTACAGCACCACGCTGCGACCGCCATCGACCGCCAGTATCTGACCGGTCACATAGCTGGCGTCGAACAGCAGGAAGCCCACTGCCCGGGCGATATCGTCCGGCGTGCCGATACGGGCCAGCGGAATGGTTGCTTCAATGCGGCGGCGCTCGTCCTGATCGAACACGCTGTCGCCCTCCGGCCACAGATTGACGCCGGGCGATACGCCGTTCACGCGGACATGTGGCGCCAGATCGCGCGCCAGCGCACGCAGTGTGGCCGCGTGGCCGGCCTTGGCGGCGGTGTAGACCGCATGGGCGGTCATTGGCCGGTCGACATGGATGTCGATCAGCCCGACCAGCGCACCGCGGCTTGCCGTGAGTGCCGGGGCGGCAGCCTGGGCAAGAAACAGCGGTGCTTTCAGATTACTGCCGATCAGGTCGTCCCAGGCGGCTTCGTCGATCTGGCCGATCGGGGTCGGAAAGAAGCTGGAGGCGTTGTTGACCAGCCCGTCGAGCCTGCCGAAGGCAGACAGCGTCGCCTCGACCAACGCCGGCAACGCCGGAATGTCGAGCAGGTCGGCATGGACCGTGACGGCTGAACCGGCGCGCTGCCGGTTCAGCTCCGTGGCCAGTGTCCGGGCGGCGTCTTCTGCACCGCGGTAATGCAGCATGACACTGGCGCCACGCGCGTGCAGCCCGCGGGCAATGCCCGCGCCGACGCGTCTGGCCGCGCCCGTGATCAGTACCGTTTTGCCGAGCTGATCCATGCCTCCCTCCATCAAGTCTGTTCTCCGCTACCGGCGAATCCTGTTTTGCCGCAGAATTGCTCCATTCTGTCATAGCCACACACAATGCACACACTGCCACAACCAGACCGCGACGCGGTCGCCGCCAGCGCCGGACTGGTCCGGCGCATCCAGCAGGAAATCGACCTCAATGGCGGCTGGCTGCCGTTCTCCCGTTACATGGACCTGGCACTGTATGCGCCGGGGACCGGATATTACACGGGTGGCAGCCGCAAGTTCGGGGCTGACGGCGACTTTGTCACCGCACCGGAAATTTCGCCGTTCTTTGCCGCCGCACTGGCGCAACAGATTGCCGATCTGCTGCCGCTGACCGGCGGCGACCTGTACGAATTCGGCGCCGGCAGCGGCCGGCTGGCTGCCGACCTGCTGCTGGCGCTGGAAGCGGACCAGGCATTGCCGCAGCACTACCGGATCATCGAAGTCTCCGGCGAACTGGCGGCCCGTCAGCGCGAACGCATCGAACAGGCCGCGCCACACCTGCTGTCCCGGGTCGAATGGCTGGAGGCGCTGCCGGCGCGCATGGATGGCGTGCTGATCGGCAACGAGGTGCTCGACGCCATGCCGTGCGAGCTGATCCACTGGGATGCGCAGGGTACCCCGCTGCAGCGCGGCGTCATCCGTGCCGGCGACGGTTTTGACTGGCAGGACCGGCCACTGGCCGATGGTGAGGCACTGGCACGCGCCGAGGCACTGGCGCCGGGCGCCGAATACCTGTCCGAGCTGCCGCTGGCGGCATCGGCCTTTGTGCGTACGCTTGGTGAACGACTGGAACGCGGTGCGGTGCTGCTGCTCGACTACGGCTTCCCGGAAAGCGAGTTCTATCATCCGCAACGCCGTGCCGGCACGCTGATGTGCCATTACCGCCACCATACCCACCCGGACCCGTTCAGCTGGCCGGGGCTGACCGACATCACCTGCCACGTTGATTTCACCGCCATCGCCCAGGCCGGGCTCGATGCCGGGCTTGATCTTGCCGGCTATACCTCGCAGGCGATGTTCCTGATGAACTGCGGCATTGCCCAGTTGCTGGGGCGGCTGGACCCGGAAGACATCGCGAACTACCTGCCCCAATCGACCGCCGTGCAGAAGCTGCTGTCGCCGGCCGAGATGGGGGAACTGTTCAAGGTCATCGGTTTCAGCCGCGGACTGGATGCCGGCTGGCGCGGCTTCGCGGTTGGTGATCGTCGCCGCAATCTGTAAAAGATGCAGGTAGGGGCTTGACAGCCTGCCAGCCCCTCTTTAAGATTCGGGCTCTCTCAAGCGAGAGAACGGCGAATTAGCTCAGTCGGTTAGAGCGACGGAATCATAATCCGCAGGTCCGGGGTTCGAGTCCCTGATTCGCCACCAGTATTATCAAGGGGTTAGCGCAAGCTGACCCCTTTTCCGTTTCTACGCTGTCAACAAACTGTCAACGCTTTACACTACCTTCGCAAGCCCAGTCTTGAGCAAGTAGTCTTCGCCTACGAGCATTGGTCGATAGGCCATCCCGCCAGTGAGTTCATCCGCATGCTTAGCAACGACGGCCCCATACATCTCGGGCCGGTCTTGAGCGAATCCAATTGAAGTTGCCAACGCAACATCAATAATTTCCATGCTAGGTAAGGTAAGCCACGCATGCATGTTAACCGTGCCGCCTGGCCGATGCTTCTTCACAAGTAGCTGCTCTGCGTAGTGCTCATCGAACTCGAACATATTCCTTCCGGTCTGATGCTCGACCCAACCGATAGTATAGAAAACGTTACACCCGAAAAATTCTTCAAGCGGCTCTTTTAACCTATAGTGGATCGACAAACACTGTGCCACTACGTCTGGAAAATCGAGGTCGCCAATAGCTTTCTGCACATAGTAGGGAAACCTGTCATATGCTTCTTGACTGAGGTAGTTCCTTCCGGCGGCGTACGTGACGGATGGCGCTACCGCTCCAACCCGAGCAGTTCTTCTCACAGCCTCTTCAAACAAACCCTGATAATTGCTCACACAGCCTCCATTGATTGAACATGCGACAGTGGATTTAGCACCCTCGCTTCCTGCAAATGCTCAGGTGCAAGATGCGCATATCGCATTGTCATTGTCAAGCTTTGATGACCCAAGATTCTCTGCAGAACCAAAATATTTCCACCGTTCATCATGAAGTGAGAGGCGAATGAATGCCTCAATACATGAGTCATTTGACCAGCAGGCAACACCAAACCACACCGCTCCACCGCATCTCTGAACGCTCCCCAGCAGTACTGAAACAGCCGATCCGAACTGGCAACTACCTTTGCTGTTAACTCTTCGTAGAGCGACTCGGTGACAGGAACAGTTCTGTTCTTGCCACTCTTCGTTCCTGTAAAGTGAATAGCTTTGTTACGTAACTGACTCTTTCTCAGTCCCTCAGCCTCGCCCCATCGTGAACCCGTCGACAGGCAAACCTTAGCCACCAGAAGCGCATCCTTGTTCCGACAATTTTCCAGCTCAGCCAATAGTGATTGGATCTGGTCAACTGTTAACCACGACAGCTCTTTCTCTGGGATTTTGAACTGACGCACCGTGGACAGAGGATTCTCTTTTTTCCAAAGCCCTAGCCGTTTCAGTTCATTAAAAACACTCCTTAAGTACGCATGCTCACGATTCATATTGTTTGCAGTCACTCCAGACTCCAAACGTTGAGCGCGGTACTTAGCAAAATCTTCCGCAGAGAACCGGTCCGCGACCGGGTTCCCCATCACATCAACCATTGCCAGCAAGCGCCGCCGGGTATCAGCCGCAGACCTCAGATTACAGCCATGATGCTGATACCACAGCTCAACCAGCTCTGTCAGCGTGCGCAAATCTCTTCTCTCTGGCTCCCATTCTGGGCTCTGGGCGACTTGCGATTTAACCCAAGCCTCCCAGGCCATAGCTTCGGACTTGAGTGAGAATGTTTTCCTAAATCGCTTTCCACCTCTCCCTCCTGGCTGGATATCAACCAACCAGCCAGAATCATTTTTCCTTATAGCCACACGATCACCCCTTTTTTTCAAGGCGTTTTTTTAATTTTTTATGCCGCTCAATCCTTTCTCTCAATACATTTATTTTTTCATCAAGAATATCAAAATCAACATTTACCTTTCTAATTCTCGCCTTGTTTTCAATATGCTTTCTCATACGCTCCACGTTATTTACCAATTCTTCAGCTTTCTCATAATCAAGTTGCCGCTCTGTTTCAAGAACTATCTCTGCTTCCCTTAAGGATTTAGAGATATCCATCCTGCTAACAGCAGCATCCAATCTTGCAACTTTCTCTTTGGGCACATCCCCATCCGCATCCCCAGTCAGAATCTGTCGTGCACTCCTCAATAGCATGTCATCCAACAATTCTGATGCCGTTAGGCCACACAAGTCCTCACCCAGCTCTTCATGCCACCATTCCACTACGTATTCGCGAGCCACTTCTCTTGCTTCAATGGCATCTTTGAAATAGCGACTCGATGTTTCTAGGGGAGCTCCAGGCGTTGGGTAACCACTATCGACGGTCGGCGCTACATGCCCATAGTCCGGATCCGTCAGCCCCGTCGCCAACCAGAAAGCATGCTGAGGCCATGCCCTGCTGATCGCTTCGATCATCTCGCCCATCGCACGCTGCCGTTCTCGAGCGAAGTTCTGCCACGTCGTCGCAGCAATGCCACTCAGCTCCTCAAGCTCCTTCCATCTTCTTCTTTCGCTTGTTTTTTCATTAATTATCAAAAGCATACGGTCATTTATCGTATCCATGCGCCTCCTCCACCCATGCTATTCACGTAAATAAGACTTGCTACTACGTACCTAGTACGCGATCATTTATCACGTACTAGGTACGTAATAGTGTGTCTTATAGGACATTATGGGCGACAACCTCAACATCTCACAAATTCCCCTCGCTGCCCCCGCGGTAGTGCCAGTCATGGACCGCGTCTCGTTCGCCCGAGCTATCGGTGTCACCGAAGGGGTAGTCGAAGGCTGGATCGCCCGCGGCTACATTCCATGCACGCAAATCGGACGTCATCGCCTGGTCAACCTCGCGGCCCTGACTAAACGCTGCATTGAGCAAGCCGAGTTCCGCCTGTAGTCCCACTGAAGCCCAAACCACCAGAAAGGAAGCCCCATGAGCACCCCGCAAGAAACCATGAAACTGAACCTGAAATCGAACCAATCCATGCTGCGCGGCCGCGTCAACGCGACTCGTAAGGCCGAGGAATTTTTCTACACCGAAGTCACCCTGCCAGCGCCCGACGAGTACAGCCAGCCAGCCGTCGTCGAAATCCGTTCCCGCAAACGCATCGGCCAAGCGGGCGATACTGTGGAGTGCTTGGTCGGCTGCGGAGGCTACCGTGGCAAACCGTTCAACTACACCGACAAGGACACCGGCGAGCGCTTTACCCGTCGCCCGGTCGTCAACGCCTACCACGCGGTCGAGGAGTAAGCGCCATGGCGGCTTTGACTTCGGCCTCTGTACAAGCCGCGCTCAAGGTGGCGGGAGAGGTGCACGCGGAGTTCGCCAAGGGCTCCCATCCCTCCGCCCGCCTGCTGGCCGATCGCGCCTTTATCTCCACGTTCTTCGGCTACCTCGGCCCGGACATGGATTTCGCGACCGACCAGGATCGCTGCCTTTTCCTCCAGCTCTCCAAACAACTCGGCCTGCCCGACCCGCTCGTGCCGTATGGCCACAAGAAGGTGCACTGACATGCTGTCGAGTACTTCCGCTGCCAACCGTCGCAGTAGCTACCGACAAGACGTTTCGTTTGCTGAAGATTGCTTTTCGGTAGCGCCTGCGCATCTGGCGCAGGTCGCCAAGCGGAAGTACTCGCGCACCTTTTTCAGTCCGGAGTTTGCCAAGGACGGCGATGCCCGCCGTACCGCCAATCTCGGGGCGCTTTCGTTTCGCGCTTTGATGGTGCCCAAGGACAGCAAACTGCGCCTGTCCTGGAGCCGAGAGGAACAAAACGAAAAGGCTGCCGAAGTCGTCAATCAACTGACCCGCCGCCTCGGCCGGCACGGTGCCTATACGCCAGCGCACTATTGGCTGCCGTCGTTGATGGCGCTGGCCAACCAGTACGGCGTCTATCTACACGACGACCGCAACGTGCCTTCCTATGCCCGCCAGATCGATCCGCCGGGCAAAAAGCAGATCACGCCCGATTCCTTTCTCAAGCGACTGTTGGACGAACAGTTCTGGTGCATGACGCTCCGCCGGGTATTGCCGCAGTTGGCGGAAACCCATGCCCGTTCGATGGGGCTGGTGAGCAAGACGCAAGGCTTATACGTGTCCGATTACCAGGCCGATGCTCAATGCCGTCAAGCGGCTCGCTCGCGTGAATACCTGAGGAATTTGATCGTCACCAACGAGGACGGCTATTCGGAATCGGTACTGAAGTTCGCCGACAGCACGGTATCCAACCCGCGCAACCGCTACTCCGAATTGATGGTGCGCATGGCCGGCACCGAACGAATCGCCAAGGCGCTGGGTTTCGTCTCCTTGTTCGTCACCTTGACCTGTCCGAGCCGCTTTCACGCCATTAAGTTGCTTGGCAAACGCAAGACGTGCCCGAATGAGAAGTTCGACGGCGCCACGCCGGTCGATGGCCAACGCTATCTGACCCGCTATTGGGCGCTTGTACGCGCCCAGTTCCACCGCCAGGGCATCAAGGTGTTCGGTTTTCGGATTGCCGAGCCGCATCACGACGGCACGCCGCATTGGCACTTGCTGCTGTACGTGCGCCCGGAGCACGCTGACGCGCTGTCCGAGCTGCTGACCGAGCACTACACACGCGACGACCAGGCCGAGCTGCGTAACCGTCGCTCCGGTCGTCTCAAGACCTCGCGCCGGGTCAAGATCAAGTGGCTCGACCCGGAGCGCTCGGCGACGGGCTACGTCGCCAAGTACATCGCCAAGAACGTCGATGGCTGCGGTTCGAACGGCCAGTCGATCGGGATGAACTTCGACGGGCTGGACGCACCGAGCGCCGCGCAGCGTGTGCGGGCCTGGGCATCGCTGTGGCGCATCCGCCAGTTCCAGCAGATCGGTGGGGCGCCGGTCACGCTGTACCGAGAACTGCGTCGAATCGCCAACCTCGATAGCACCGAGTTCGACTCCGACGTACTCGACTCCGCTGTGGCGGCCGCCGACCAAGGCGACTGGGAAGCGTATGAGCATGCGCTCGGCTTCGGCTGCCCGCGCAAGGATCGTCCGCTGCATCTGACTTGCGACGAAGAGCGCCCGAACAAGTACGGCGAGCTGGTGCGTAACAAGATCGTCGGCGTGGTCGACAAGAAGGAAGGCTTGTTTATCCGCTCGCGTTTGCACGAGTGGACTGTAGAGCTGCGCACTGGCAGCCGCGAAGCGGATCGCCAGCTTGGATTCATGTGTAATAACTGTAACGACGAAGCGAGCGATGGAACATCGCGCCACCACGAACCGCGCTCGCTTTCACTCGATTTCGAGGCCTTCGTCCCCGACGACGACTTCCTCGTCCCTCCACCGCCGTATGAGCCGTCCCCCTTCCTGATACGGAGGGCCGGCCATGCCTAGTTTCAGCACCGGCACCGTTCAAACCGTGCTCGCCTGCGCCACAGCCCCCACCGAGGGTTTCACCGCGCTATCGCCCGTCAGCAGCGCGGGCGATGCCGTGACGGTCTGTCCGGGCGGCGCGCAGCTCTACGCCGGCCAAGCCTATGTGCTCGATGCCAGCCAGCAGCAGGCCGTCGACGCCGCGCTGGGACCGTTCGACTACAGCTATGCCTCGGCGCTGTGGACGCTCGCCTTCAGCACGGTCGTCGGCCTGTACTTCGTCTCTCACGGTATTTCGCTAGTCCTCAACATGATCCGTCGTGGCTAGTCATGCGTCCGGGCGCTTTCCCGGTTTTCTCAACCAAGGAGTTTCACATGCTCAAAAAAATCGCTTCCCTCACTGTCCTGTCGAGCATTACCACCGGCGCGTTCGCTGCCGGTAGCGGCCCGGATCTGACCCCGCTCACCTCGGTGGTGGATTTTGGCACCGTCATCACCGCGGTCCTGGCTGTTGCCGGCCTGCTCGCCGGGGTGTACGTCGCGATCAAGGGTGCCAAGATCGTCATCGGCATGGTCCGCGGCGCCTAACCGGGCGCCTAACCGCACTCCCTTCACCTGGTGGGGGGCTTGTGCCCCCCTTTTCGTTGGTGCGCTATGACCATCAATCAACTGTGGTACCTGCTGATCTTCGCCTGGGGAGCACTCTGCGCTTGGGCGGTGATTCAAGGCATGAGGAGCTGACATGGAACTGGAAATCTACCTAGTGTTCTATTGGCTGATGGGGGGCATGGCTACGTTGCTGGTGCTGTGCCTGCTGGCCATGTGGTGGTTCAACCAATGAAAAAGGCGATCGCCGCTGTGGCGCTGAGCCTGATGGTCACCCTGTCCTACGCCACCAATCTCATTTTCGATGCCCAGGGCAACATTGTCGGCAGTTACGTCGCATCGACGCCGCCCTCACAGGTCGATTCGTTGCGGGCTAGGGCGGCTATTTCTGGCCTGGTGCAGCAAAATGCCGTTCAACGTGGGTTCGCCAATGCTGATCCCCGGGTGATCAGCACGGTATCTAGGGTTGGTACAGCGGCGGTGAGTTCTGCAGCAGGCGGAGCGGCCGCGATTGTCGTTGCTGGCGTGAGCGCCCCCGCGTGGGTTTCCGTGATGGCGATGGCTGCCGTGGGGACCGTGGTCGGCTACGGGGTGTCGCTGGCCCTGGATGGCGCCGTCAAATGGTTTTTTGGTGATGACGGAAGCGTTTCCGTGTCTGGCTCGCCGGGTGAAATGGCGTTCAATGAAATTCCATTTGCCTCGGGCTCCGCTAGCGGTTTTAAACCAGCAGCGATGCGGAAAGGTGGTGTCGCTTGGTGCGCGCTGACGTCCTCAGCAAATCCAATTTGTGCCGGTGATCCGGGCACGGCGATTTTTGGCTACCTAACCTCGTATGCCTGTGCTGGCCCATATCAATATCCAAATCGATTTAATCCCCCACAGTGCAGTGCGCCATACAAAATCGGTGATGGCTCGAAAACAACCTGGACCAAAATCAATGTCACTGGTGCGACGGCCAGCATCGGCCATGCGTCGGCATTCCTGCTCAATAATGGCGTTTGGTCAGAATTTAGGGGTGAGAGTTTCACATATAACGTGACTAAATCGGTCGCGACCGTCGATTGTCCCGTTCTAAGTTACTCGGTTGGCAGCAAATGCGCCTCGCTCGGTATCACCCCAACCTCGACTGGCTCGAGTGCTGATGGGGTCAAATCGTTGTCCGATGCGGTCAATGGACTACCTGATTCCGAGAGATCGCGGCCGATCAATCCGGTTCTGCTCGCCGCGCTCGCCAACCAGCTGTGGAAGCTGGCCGCCCAGCAGCCAGGTTATGACGGCGTCCCCTACAGCAATGTCCAACCGATTACCACGGCTGATGCCCAATCGTGGCAGCAGGCCAATCCAAGTTATTACCCAACCGTTGGCGATATGACCGCTCCGATGCCGTCTGGCGGCACAGGGAATGGCGGGTCTGGTGGCAGTTCCCCATGGGCCCCTCTGCCGCCGAACTCCACGGGTACGCCAGGGCCTGGGACGGATCCAGGCACTATCACTCCAGGAGGTTCAACCGGGACAAATCCGGGGGCACAGCAACCCCCGATTAATCTGGGCTCAGATCCCGGCATTGGTTCGCCCGCTCTCGAGGCAGCACCAACGGCCCGGATGATTCTCGATCCGCTGCTTAATCTGCTGCCCGATTTTAAAACGTTTATGACCCCTCAGCACCAGGCCGTGTGTCCAAAGCCGGTGTTCAATTTGTTCGGCAAAACGATAATTATGGAAAGCCACTGCATTATCGCCGAGGAGCAACGCCAAGCGCTGTACACCATCATGATGGTTGCCTGGATCTTGATTGCCGCGCTGATAATTCTATCTGCCTGAGGTTTTCTTTTCTATGTTCGGTATCATCCTTTCCGCGTTAAATATGGCTTTGGCCTGGCTGGTTCGCTCAGTCCTGGTCAAATTTGTTGCTTATTTCGCCCTTTGGTTCATCACAACTGAGTTCATTCAGGTCTTGCAGGTTGCGGGCGTTTTACCCAATGCCAGCAGCCTTACAACCGTATTGGGAGGTGTGCCAGCTGCGGTTTGGTATTTCCTCGATCTGTTTGCATTCAGTCAAGGACTACCAATTGTGCTGGCCGCTGTTGCCACTCGATTCATTATTCGCCGAATTCCGGTTATAGGATAAGCAGATGGCGATCAATGCCTATACGGGTCTGCAGGGATCCGGTAAATCATTTGAGGTTATACGTTCGGTGGTAATTGAGGCGATTGCCGCCGGCCGTAATGTCGTTACTAATATTGACGGCATCAGTGAAGAGCAAATTCATCTCTATTTGATGAAGCAACGAGACGCCGATCCTGACAGCTTGGGGCATGTGATTCATGTCGGCAATGATAGGGTGAAAGAATCAGCGTTCTTTCCCGATGAAGGAAAGCCAGATCTTTGCGCTGTTGTGCAGCCGGGAGATCTGGTAGCCATTGATGAGGCCTGGCGTTTTTGGGGCACGGACTGCGGCAAATTCAGCCATGAGCATATGCAATTTTTTCGTATGCATCGTCATTACACTCATCCGATAACTGGCGTGGCCTGTGATGTGGTCTTGATGACACAGGACATTACGGGGTTACATCGTAATCTACGCAATGTAATTGAATTTTCATTCCTGATGACCAAACTGAAATCCCTTGGGCTAACCAAGATGTACCGGGTGCAGATCTACGAGGGCTGGAAGCAGAACAAAAAGACTCAGATCGATGTTCACAACAAAAAATATGATCCAGAAATTTTCCCGTTATATAAATCCTATGCAGGAGGGCAGGGTAAAGAAAATGCCATTGATAAACGTGCCAATATCCTTACCAATAAAAAACTTTGGCTAATCGCTTTTTGTGTTGTGGCATTTATCAGTGTGGGTATCTGGAACACATGGCGCTTCTTCCACCGCTCACCACAAGGTCAGCCCTCCGCTGTTGTAGCTCAAAATCCACAGCAGGCAGTTAAACAGCCAGCTCCTGTAGCGGTTTCGCCTGTTTTTTCCGATCGCTGGCGAGTGGTTGGCCGCTATGAGGTGGATGGAATGAGCTGGGTGGTAATTGCTAATCAGCAGAACCGCTTGCGGGTTGAGTCGGCCAGTGTTTTCACTAACAGTGGCATGTCGACCATTGGTGTTGTCGATGGTGCCAATGTGACCGTGTGGTCATCACAGAGTGTAGCCCCGGGGCCAGCCGGGCTGGGGAGACCGTAATGAAAATTCTGCATAGTTCCTCCCCTTTGGTCCCTTTCATACGACAAATATTGGTAGCGCTGCCTCTGCTGGTTGCAATACCAGTACTGGCGTCCCCCGCTGATGATGCCGCCGTCAGGGGTAAGCCCCCGACAACTGCTATGGCGAGACCATTGCAGACGGCTGAGCCGAGGTTCAATTTCCAGGGGGTAACGGTATCCCAGGTGGTCTCGCTCATCTATGAGGAGGTGCTTAAGAAACCATACGTCCTTGATCCTCGTGTTCTAGCAGACCAGCGACCGGTGTCACTCCGCTTTGACGGTACAAAGGGCGAATTGCCTGGTTTTCTGCACGACTTTCTCCATTTCCTCGGCTTGAGGATTGAGTCTCGAGCCGGGGTAGATTTCGTTACCAGCGACGTTGCTGATCCGCGGATGCCAGATGTGGAGCCGCCCCCACCGGAACTTGAGGTCTATGTTTATCGTCCCAAGTTTAGAGAGCTTGCCTACCTGACTGAGCTGCTGTCACCCCTGTTCAAAACGGGTTCCTTTACAGTTAGCCGTGCTGTGCGCTCGGGGGGCGCGGAGTCTGTGACAACGGCTGCGCCTGCGAGCTCTGCCGCCGCACAGATTGACCAGCACAGTGATGTGATGGTGTTCCAGGGAACGGCTGCAGAGATTGCGCTGTTGACGCGTGTGCTGCCACAGATCGATACACCGGCCGGTGAGGTGCTCGTCCAGGGTGTTGTCTATGAGGTGACAACGGGTCGCAATGAATCCTCGGGTTTCCAGCTTG
Protein-coding sequences here:
- a CDS encoding zonular occludens toxin family protein, whose translation is MAINAYTGLQGSGKSFEVIRSVVIEAIAAGRNVVTNIDGISEEQIHLYLMKQRDADPDSLGHVIHVGNDRVKESAFFPDEGKPDLCAVVQPGDLVAIDEAWRFWGTDCGKFSHEHMQFFRMHRHYTHPITGVACDVVLMTQDITGLHRNLRNVIEFSFLMTKLKSLGLTKMYRVQIYEGWKQNKKTQIDVHNKKYDPEIFPLYKSYAGGQGKENAIDKRANILTNKKLWLIAFCVVAFISVGIWNTWRFFHRSPQGQPSAVVAQNPQQAVKQPAPVAVSPVFSDRWRVVGRYEVDGMSWVVIANQQNRLRVESASVFTNSGMSTIGVVDGANVTVWSSQSVAPGPAGLGRP
- a CDS encoding replication endonuclease, whose translation is MLSSTSAANRRSSYRQDVSFAEDCFSVAPAHLAQVAKRKYSRTFFSPEFAKDGDARRTANLGALSFRALMVPKDSKLRLSWSREEQNEKAAEVVNQLTRRLGRHGAYTPAHYWLPSLMALANQYGVYLHDDRNVPSYARQIDPPGKKQITPDSFLKRLLDEQFWCMTLRRVLPQLAETHARSMGLVSKTQGLYVSDYQADAQCRQAARSREYLRNLIVTNEDGYSESVLKFADSTVSNPRNRYSELMVRMAGTERIAKALGFVSLFVTLTCPSRFHAIKLLGKRKTCPNEKFDGATPVDGQRYLTRYWALVRAQFHRQGIKVFGFRIAEPHHDGTPHWHLLLYVRPEHADALSELLTEHYTRDDQAELRNRRSGRLKTSRRVKIKWLDPERSATGYVAKYIAKNVDGCGSNGQSIGMNFDGLDAPSAAQRVRAWASLWRIRQFQQIGGAPVTLYRELRRIANLDSTEFDSDVLDSAVAAADQGDWEAYEHALGFGCPRKDRPLHLTCDEERPNKYGELVRNKIVGVVDKKEGLFIRSRLHEWTVELRTGSREADRQLGFMCNNCNDEASDGTSRHHEPRSLSLDFEAFVPDDDFLVPPPPYEPSPFLIRRAGHA
- a CDS encoding DUF2523 family protein; this translates as MFGIILSALNMALAWLVRSVLVKFVAYFALWFITTEFIQVLQVAGVLPNASSLTTVLGGVPAAVWYFLDLFAFSQGLPIVLAAVATRFIIRRIPVIG
- a CDS encoding pteridine reductase, whose protein sequence is MDQLGKTVLITGAARRVGAGIARGLHARGASVMLHYRGAEDAARTLATELNRQRAGSAVTVHADLLDIPALPALVEATLSAFGRLDGLVNNASSFFPTPIGQIDEAAWDDLIGSNLKAPLFLAQAAAPALTASRGALVGLIDIHVDRPMTAHAVYTAAKAGHAATLRALARDLAPHVRVNGVSPGVNLWPEGDSVFDQDERRRIEATIPLARIGTPDDIARAVGFLLFDASYVTGQILAVDGGRSVVL
- a CDS encoding transporter substrate-binding domain-containing protein, which produces MKNNSDKGFTTVRGADFDKEYYGMAVRKGDSALLAKLNAGIAKVKQDGTYDKLYEKYFGRKS
- a CDS encoding class I SAM-dependent methyltransferase, with the protein product MHTLPQPDRDAVAASAGLVRRIQQEIDLNGGWLPFSRYMDLALYAPGTGYYTGGSRKFGADGDFVTAPEISPFFAAALAQQIADLLPLTGGDLYEFGAGSGRLAADLLLALEADQALPQHYRIIEVSGELAARQRERIEQAAPHLLSRVEWLEALPARMDGVLIGNEVLDAMPCELIHWDAQGTPLQRGVIRAGDGFDWQDRPLADGEALARAEALAPGAEYLSELPLAASAFVRTLGERLERGAVLLLDYGFPESEFYHPQRRAGTLMCHYRHHTHPDPFSWPGLTDITCHVDFTAIAQAGLDAGLDLAGYTSQAMFLMNCGIAQLLGRLDPEDIANYLPQSTAVQKLLSPAEMGELFKVIGFSRGLDAGWRGFAVGDRRRNL
- a CDS encoding phage integrase, with protein sequence MKKRGDRVAIRKNDSGWLVDIQPGGRGGKRFRKTFSLKSEAMAWEAWVKSQVAQSPEWEPERRDLRTLTELVELWYQHHGCNLRSAADTRRRLLAMVDVMGNPVADRFSAEDFAKYRAQRLESGVTANNMNREHAYLRSVFNELKRLGLWKKENPLSTVRQFKIPEKELSWLTVDQIQSLLAELENCRNKDALLVAKVCLSTGSRWGEAEGLRKSQLRNKAIHFTGTKSGKNRTVPVTESLYEELTAKVVASSDRLFQYCWGAFRDAVERCGLVLPAGQMTHVLRHSFASHFMMNGGNILVLQRILGHQSLTMTMRYAHLAPEHLQEARVLNPLSHVQSMEAV